The Plectropomus leopardus isolate mb chromosome 15, YSFRI_Pleo_2.0, whole genome shotgun sequence genome has a segment encoding these proteins:
- the LOC121954901 gene encoding Hermansky-Pudlak syndrome 6 protein has translation MARLVLEQLSDFGDYTGGKELTEIFNLTNNELKNSLSNVRVSPDGRHIHVILSKVGLVTFDKYERPHLAQNHKKLDLTQTVPVVDVLYLDYNNNNNSRDTVAVVFENGKVEFWKFQECKAGWHLLQASDLCNSPRARVVSVCACPNLIIWCEERPPSESSPALSSTRNKLRYCVCRRDFEVEEGAVSLGGVKIALHNNPKFTVVSSGEYVHLLPDVKPQLSVSKFFLSWSPRSDSFTVSTTCKNTPLKKFSAKESDLKRLVTDCLGYLSTLDPPEIYDFAPTACGGLLLLLSTGWVFLLQKNMVLRQVYKVEDNCLGKSGSRTSLCIYQGTLALLVGQNLHLIDVKCGRELEKIILKREGLLYVNQAERCAPHLLSETGLFVVMSRETDSRDCSSKLTPSGLGSVERIDPGALLVEAVFEEACKYYQQRSLSSTQLTVDALKKGGRFQAPISLASILKNYLSTGLRQKGAQNRGGGCDAGQDKLMGSLEAELKALVSLEEVKGSLARGTVKEVEAVCESLVEKEVARLLSASELDKEALLYLNSIFSIFPSQVWRAAQAALQLHYNGEGSLSSRASPDLWKTVLSPALTPSTPSCLTNGEPKHSHSLKGDRNCKATSSTPPAVLPVFELLCRSVFHFQPSWLPRFLELAQQQQGTAGLSLSLASSSWGFPGGRGGESGENNVPLYKRALCVLSSLAPDRDQRQDLEVELLLVSGRPNAILQALRILMARQEWERVTQVAQKFCKQSPLLNKEIFTTLLCEVAQHRDLDPYLELLWALCPEDLTVTTILNLVLKNLPSPTTPPSSSSSSSFSISSTTSSSSAPFADSHSSQLTVGLLKPLLRKVLQREMKPSQRYADILQSPSFPPPAPPRQPAEQPRTATDPSTDSALGNNSPPASLAETPDQQSSTHTTSRVALPANAL, from the coding sequence TGTTTTATATCTGGactataataacaataacaacagcagagacacagtGGCAGTGGTGTTTGAGAATGGAAAAGTTGAGTTTTGGAAATTCCAGGAGTGCAAAGCTGGCTGGCATCTCCTGCAGGCATCGGATTTGTGTAACAGCCCCCGAGCCAGagtggtgtctgtgtgtgcctgtcCCAATCTTATCATCTGGTGTGAGGAGAGGCCGCCGTCAGAGAGCAGCCCTGCTCTCAGCTCCACGAGGAATAAGCTGAGATACTGTGTTTGCAGACGTGACTtcgaggtggaggagggggctGTCAGCTTGGGAGGAGTGAAAATCGCCCTCCACAATAATCCCAAATTCACTGTGGTCAGCTCTGGTGAATATGTGCATCTTCTTCCTGATGTGAAGCCACAGTTGAGCGTCTCTAAGTTTTTTCTCTCCTGGTCCCCTCGCAGTGACTCATTCACAGTCAGCACcacgtgcaaaaacacacctCTAAAAAAGTTTTCAGCTAAAGAGTCAGATTTAAAGAGGCTGGTGACAGACTGTTTAGGATATTTATCAACTCTCGACCCACCTGAGATCTACGACTTTGCTCCAACAGCCTGTGGaggcctgctgctgctgctcagcacAGGGTGGGTGTTtcttctgcagaaaaatatggTGCTCCGGCAGGTGTACAAAGTGGAAGACAACTGTTTGGGCAAATCTGGCTCTCGCACGAGCCTCTGCATATACCAGGGCACTTTGGCGCTGCTGGTAGGGCAAAATCTGCATCTGATAGATGTGAAGTGTGGCAGAGAGCtggaaaaaataatactgaAGAGAGAGGGGTTGTTGTATGTAAATCAGGCTGAAAGATGTGCACCTCATCTACTCTCAGAAACTGGACTTTTTGTGGTTATGAGCAGGGAGACGGACTCCAGAGACTGCAGCTCAAAGCTGACACCTTCTGGTCTCGGTTCAGTGGAGAGGATTGATCCCGGAGCCCTCCTGGTCGAGGCAGTCTTTGAGGAGGCTTGTAAATACTACCAACAGAGGAGCCTGAGCAGCACCCAGCTCACTGTGGACGCACTAAAGAAAGGAGGCAGGTTCCAGGCTCCCATTTCTTTAGCCTCCATCCTCAAGAACTACCTCAGCACGGGGTTGAGGCAGAAAGGAGCCCAGAACAGAGGAGGTGGATGCGACGCAGGGCAGGACAAGCTAATGGGCTCTCTGGAGGCTGAGCTCAAGGCTCTGGTGTCTctggaggaggtgaaggggaGTTTAGCGAGGGGGACTGTTAAAGAGGTGGAGGCTGTGTGTGAGAGTCTGGTTGAGAAAGAAGTAGCCAGGCTGCTGTCAGCGTCAGAGCTGGATAAAGAGGCGCTGCTTTACCTCAACTCCATCTTCAGCATCTTCCCCAGCCAGGTGTGGAGGGCGGCGCAGGCCGCCCTCCAGCTACACTACAATGGAGAGGGCTCTCTGTCCAGCAGGGCTTCCCCAGACTTGTGGAAAACTGTCCTCAGTCCTGCTCTGACACCCAGCACCCCATCCTGCCTCACAAACGGCGAGCCAAAACACAGTCATAGCCTCAAAGGTGATCGCAACTGTAAAGCTACAAGTTCCACTCCCCCAGCTGTCCTGCCGGTGTTTGAGCTCCTCTGCCGCTCAGTGTTTCACTTCCAGCCCAGCTGGTTGCCCAGATTCCTCGAACTcgcccagcagcagcagggcacGGCCGGCCTGAGCCTGAGCCTGGCCTCCTCATCCTGGGGCTTCCCCggtgggagaggaggggagagcgGGGAGAACAATGTGCCGCTCTACAAACGAGCCCTGTGCGTCCTGTCCAGCCTGGCACCAGACAGAGACCAGCGCCAGGACTTGGAGGTGGAGCTGCTGTTGGTCAGTGGGCGCCCTAATGCCATCCTGCAGGCGCTGAGGATCCTCATGGCCAGGCAGGAGTGGGAGCGGGTCACCCAGGTGGCGCAGAAGTTCTGCAAACAGAGTCCGCTGCTCAACAAGGAGATTTTCACTACTCTGCTGTGCGAGGTGGCTCAGCACAGGGACCTGGATCCCTATCTGGAGCTGCTGTGGGCGCTGTGCCCCGAGGACCTCACCGTCACCACCATTCTCAACTTGGTGCTGAAAAACCTCCCCTCTCCTACCacccctccatcctcctcctcctcctcctccttctccataTCCAGTACAAcctcctcatcctctgctcCCTTTGCAGACTCTCACAGCAGCCAGCTGACTGTCGGGCTGCTGAAACCTCTTCTCAGAAAAGTGCTTCAGAGGGAGATGAAGCCCAGCCAGCGCTATGCAGACATCCTCCAGTCACCATCATTCCcccctcctgcacctcctcgCCAGCCTGCAGAGCAGCCCAGGACTGCCACAGATCCCAGCACAGACTCAGCTCTCGGCAACAACAGTCCTCCAGCTTCTCTTGCAGAAACACCCGACCAGCAGTcgtccacacacacaacatccAGGGTGGCACTACCTGCTAACGCGCTCtga